The Chryseobacterium indicum genome includes a window with the following:
- a CDS encoding PD-(D/E)XK nuclease family protein, whose amino-acid sequence MKFLNKIISELLSQNSDLSEFNIVLPGKRPIVFIRRILEENNYSGFLPNFFTIEELIDKIADKQQIQGIALWLFAFDVYKSLNLIPNDDFAEFLKWFPTLQKDWDDILKFSESDEAVLQYMFDEERIKEWAQDLGEDDEGPRKKFLNFWKNMNVFLPVLKKKLKEKNWATSGMINETAKAKIDEFAKNTSEKFVFCGFNAFTPAEEKLVRSLLQWDKGQCFFQADHYYFDDERQEAGKFLRNHKTWKEFDDHRLFQWIEDDFNQPKNIKVYEVSGNITQTKILPEIFKEIENKTYSDTAVVLLDENLLPASLDVMHGVPNLNITMGFPLKNLSFSNAVKQLFYLQKQLEKNKSSYYYRDIFPILEELPKSAEDELVINNFKAKIEERNIVYISKKLFHELLHELSYYNLLKKADSTTVYLDSLIEFCKQIKWLEIDDIQYENVSHFENAFRIIKNQLSPYQFEIKMETLEILINQHINSESIDFQGEPLRGLQIMGLLETRLLNFENVIMLSVNEGKLPLGNSQNTYIPFDIRRFFDLHTFLENDSIYAYHFYRLIQDSKNVHLLFNALSSGVNTGEKSRFITQIEMESSHNIEHLIIENSSEPIITQPIEISKTEIVLQRLEKWKEKVSASHLTSYLYNPIDFYLSKILKTSESDEIEEELSVKNYGNLVHYTLQEIYEVLKGKVLKENDLKESVKAIDQYIEVAIEKLKHQPEFYEKGMNFIHKAIAKKVIENILNHDLELIKSGNVLEILDIEKRFENVDFYLDEKDKVSFFGFIDRIDRLNGTLRIIDYKTAKIKNLIVKIDESNVDEYFRNSDRKQALQLCIYQYVVQNLPEFWGLPIETGIWSFAEAKKGVVSLQFDKGDIDDAMKSIKSLIEEILNPDLAFIENIKPYSV is encoded by the coding sequence TTGAAATTCCTCAATAAAATCATCAGTGAATTATTAAGCCAAAATTCCGATTTATCTGAATTTAACATCGTTCTGCCCGGAAAACGTCCCATTGTTTTCATCAGACGAATTCTTGAGGAAAATAATTACTCCGGATTTCTGCCGAATTTTTTTACGATTGAGGAACTGATTGATAAAATTGCCGACAAACAGCAGATTCAGGGAATTGCACTCTGGCTTTTCGCTTTTGATGTCTATAAAAGCTTAAATCTGATTCCCAATGACGATTTTGCAGAATTTCTGAAATGGTTTCCTACGTTGCAGAAAGACTGGGACGATATCCTGAAATTCTCCGAAAGTGATGAAGCCGTTTTACAGTATATGTTTGATGAAGAGCGGATTAAAGAATGGGCGCAGGATTTGGGAGAAGATGATGAAGGACCGCGAAAAAAATTCCTTAATTTCTGGAAAAACATGAATGTTTTTCTTCCCGTTCTCAAGAAAAAACTGAAGGAGAAAAACTGGGCAACTTCCGGAATGATCAACGAAACGGCAAAAGCAAAAATTGATGAATTTGCCAAAAATACCAGTGAAAAATTCGTATTCTGTGGTTTCAATGCTTTTACTCCGGCGGAAGAAAAGCTCGTAAGAAGTCTTCTGCAATGGGACAAAGGACAGTGCTTTTTTCAGGCAGATCATTATTATTTTGATGATGAAAGACAGGAAGCCGGAAAGTTTTTAAGAAACCATAAAACATGGAAGGAATTTGATGATCATCGTCTTTTTCAATGGATTGAAGACGATTTTAATCAGCCCAAAAACATAAAAGTTTACGAAGTTTCAGGAAATATTACCCAGACGAAAATTTTACCGGAAATCTTCAAAGAAATAGAAAATAAAACCTATTCCGACACTGCGGTGGTTTTGCTGGATGAAAATCTGCTTCCTGCAAGTCTGGATGTAATGCACGGCGTTCCCAATCTGAACATAACGATGGGTTTTCCTCTGAAAAACCTTTCCTTTTCGAATGCCGTAAAACAGCTTTTCTATCTTCAGAAACAACTCGAGAAAAACAAATCGTCATATTATTACCGTGATATTTTCCCGATTCTGGAAGAGCTGCCGAAATCTGCTGAAGATGAATTGGTGATCAATAATTTTAAAGCGAAAATTGAAGAACGCAATATCGTTTACATTTCCAAAAAGCTTTTTCATGAATTGTTGCATGAACTTTCGTACTATAATTTACTGAAGAAAGCGGATTCTACAACTGTTTATTTAGATTCTTTAATTGAATTCTGCAAGCAGATCAAATGGCTGGAAATTGATGATATTCAGTATGAAAACGTTTCCCATTTTGAAAATGCTTTCAGAATTATCAAAAACCAGTTGTCTCCTTATCAGTTTGAAATTAAAATGGAAACGCTGGAAATTCTGATTAATCAACATATAAACTCAGAAAGTATTGATTTTCAAGGGGAACCTTTGAGAGGGTTGCAGATTATGGGACTTCTGGAAACCCGTCTCCTGAATTTTGAAAACGTCATCATGCTTTCTGTAAACGAAGGAAAATTACCGCTCGGAAATTCACAGAATACCTATATTCCTTTTGATATCAGAAGATTTTTTGATCTTCATACCTTTTTGGAAAACGACAGTATTTATGCCTATCATTTTTACCGGTTGATTCAGGATTCTAAAAATGTACATTTATTGTTTAATGCTCTAAGTTCCGGAGTGAATACAGGAGAAAAAAGCCGTTTCATCACCCAGATCGAAATGGAAAGTTCTCACAATATCGAACATCTGATCATTGAAAATTCTTCTGAGCCGATTATTACACAGCCGATCGAAATTTCAAAAACTGAAATTGTTCTTCAGCGGTTGGAAAAATGGAAGGAAAAAGTTTCAGCTTCCCACCTTACAAGTTATCTGTACAATCCGATCGATTTTTACCTTTCCAAGATTTTAAAGACCTCGGAAAGTGATGAAATCGAAGAAGAACTGTCGGTAAAAAATTACGGAAATCTGGTGCATTATACCCTTCAAGAAATTTATGAAGTATTAAAGGGTAAAGTGTTAAAAGAAAATGATTTAAAAGAATCAGTTAAAGCAATAGATCAATATATAGAAGTGGCTATTGAAAAGCTGAAACATCAGCCGGAATTTTATGAAAAAGGAATGAATTTCATTCATAAAGCCATTGCTAAAAAAGTCATTGAAAATATTTTAAATCATGATCTTGAGTTGATAAAAAGCGGAAACGTACTGGAGATTTTAGACATCGAAAAACGTTTTGAAAATGTAGATTTTTATCTTGATGAAAAAGACAAAGTTTCTTTTTTCGGCTTCATCGACAGGATCGACCGGCTTAACGGAACGTTGAGAATTATCGATTATAAAACGGCAAAAATTAAAAATCTTATCGTAAAAATTGATGAATCCAATGTAGACGAATATTTCCGTAACAGCGACCGAAAACAGGCTTTGCAGTTATGTATTTATCAGTATGTTGTGCAGAATCTTCCCGAGTTTTGGGGACTTCCGATTGAGACGGGAATCTGGAGTTTTGCGGAAGCTAAAAAAGGCGTGGTTTCTCTTCAGTTTGACAAAGGGGATATTGATGATGCCATGAAATCCATTAAAAGCCTGATCGAAGAAATTCTGAATCCGGATCTTGCATTCATCGAAAATATAAAACCTTATTCTGTATAA
- a CDS encoding DUF922 domain-containing protein has protein sequence MKGVFAACFLISNIVFGQKIKWEEGKKLNWSNFKSQVNNQRGDNVVAYTNCGWMYSYVKSSNPKAPVKITIQTIFNEYQSWKDVKRINDYVLLHEQKHFDVAEVFARKLRKEVSEKIKNGADFDRYFKTIYNTILKEYQDFQKTYDGETRNGMVEEKQAEYNRIIAEQLENYKNYKTS, from the coding sequence ATGAAAGGAGTTTTTGCAGCTTGTTTTCTGATTTCCAATATTGTATTCGGTCAGAAAATTAAGTGGGAAGAAGGAAAAAAATTGAATTGGAGCAATTTTAAAAGCCAAGTTAACAATCAGCGTGGAGACAATGTCGTGGCGTATACCAACTGCGGCTGGATGTATTCCTACGTAAAATCTTCAAATCCGAAAGCTCCGGTAAAAATCACTATTCAGACGATTTTTAACGAATACCAATCGTGGAAAGACGTTAAAAGAATCAATGATTATGTGCTGCTTCATGAGCAGAAACATTTTGATGTTGCTGAAGTTTTTGCCCGCAAACTGAGAAAAGAAGTTTCGGAAAAGATTAAAAACGGAGCCGATTTCGACAGGTATTTTAAAACCATTTACAATACGATCCTTAAAGAATATCAGGATTTCCAGAAAACTTATGACGGCGAAACAAGGAACGGAATGGTAGAGGAAAAGCAGGCAGAATACAACCGTATTATTGCGGAACAACTGGAAAATTATAAAAACTATAAAACCTCTTGA
- the rsmG gene encoding 16S rRNA (guanine(527)-N(7))-methyltransferase RsmG → MSTTLLLKYFPDLTETQIDQFNKLEVLYHEWNEKINVISRKDMESLYEKHILHSLGIAKVMEFAPGTKVLDIGTGGGFPGIPLAILFPETQFTLIDSIGKKITVVNAVAEGAGLKNVTAIHGRAEKLKEKFHFVVSRAVTQMPEFLRWLKGKFEKEQFNTKHNGVLYLKGGDLAEELAGLKCEIFSLKSYFDEEFYDTKKVVYLSKGNFNS, encoded by the coding sequence ATGTCTACAACGTTACTACTAAAATACTTTCCGGATCTTACAGAGACACAGATCGATCAGTTCAATAAACTGGAGGTTTTATATCATGAATGGAATGAAAAAATCAATGTGATCTCTAGAAAAGATATGGAATCTCTGTACGAAAAGCATATTTTACATTCTTTGGGAATTGCAAAAGTGATGGAATTTGCTCCCGGAACAAAAGTTTTGGACATCGGAACAGGCGGTGGTTTTCCCGGAATTCCTCTGGCGATTTTGTTTCCCGAAACCCAATTTACTTTGATCGATTCTATCGGAAAGAAAATAACGGTGGTAAATGCTGTTGCAGAAGGAGCCGGATTAAAAAACGTAACGGCGATCCACGGAAGAGCTGAAAAATTAAAGGAAAAATTCCATTTTGTAGTAAGCCGTGCCGTAACACAGATGCCGGAATTTTTAAGATGGCTGAAAGGTAAATTCGAGAAAGAACAGTTCAATACAAAGCATAATGGCGTTCTGTATCTGAAAGGCGGGGATCTTGCTGAAGAACTTGCCGGACTGAAATGTGAAATTTTCAGCCTGAAAAGTTATTTTGACGAAGAATTTTATGATACAAAAAAAGTAGTGTATCTTTCTAAAGGTAATTTTAATTCTTAA
- a CDS encoding pyridoxal phosphate-dependent aminotransferase, producing the protein MEKLSDRVQRLGYSQTFVMSNKAREMKASGIDVISLTLGEPDFDVPDNIKQAAFDAINQNYSHYSPVPGFLELREAIAHKLKRDNNLEYKPTQICVSNGAKQAILNVLAALLNDGDEVILPNPYWVSYDEMVKMMGGVSVMLPTSYVTDFKITAEQLEEAITDKTKAVLFSSPCNPSGGYYTYDELKSLAKVIAKYPHVTVISDEIYEFINYETKTTSIAQFPEVYEQTAVINGMSKAFAMTGWRIGYSACPEWLAKACEKIQGQMTSGANTMAQRASITALQTDPSEYKYMIDAFKKRRDLVYDLIKEIPGFKVVLPKAAFYFFPDVSHYIGKTLDGTEIKDSDDFAMFLLENAHVGCVGGVSFGSPECIRFSYAASEEDLKEAMRRIKDLLDKFN; encoded by the coding sequence ATGGAGAAACTTTCAGATAGAGTACAGAGACTTGGTTACTCACAAACTTTTGTTATGTCGAATAAGGCTAGAGAAATGAAAGCCAGCGGAATAGATGTTATAAGCCTTACTTTAGGAGAACCCGATTTCGATGTTCCGGACAATATCAAACAGGCTGCTTTTGATGCCATTAACCAAAATTACAGTCACTACTCTCCTGTTCCCGGATTTTTAGAACTTCGTGAAGCGATTGCTCACAAATTAAAAAGAGATAATAATTTAGAATATAAACCAACGCAGATCTGCGTTTCCAACGGTGCAAAACAGGCGATTTTAAATGTTCTGGCTGCTCTTCTTAACGATGGAGATGAAGTAATTCTTCCGAATCCTTACTGGGTAAGCTATGATGAAATGGTAAAAATGATGGGCGGAGTTTCTGTGATGCTTCCGACTTCGTATGTTACAGATTTTAAAATCACTGCAGAACAGCTTGAAGAAGCTATTACAGATAAAACAAAGGCTGTCCTTTTCAGCTCACCGTGCAACCCTTCAGGCGGATATTACACGTATGATGAATTGAAATCTCTGGCAAAAGTGATTGCCAAATATCCTCACGTAACGGTAATTTCAGACGAAATCTACGAATTCATCAACTACGAAACGAAAACAACGTCGATTGCCCAGTTTCCTGAAGTTTACGAACAGACAGCCGTTATCAACGGAATGTCTAAAGCGTTCGCGATGACAGGATGGAGAATCGGTTATTCTGCGTGTCCGGAATGGCTGGCTAAAGCGTGCGAAAAAATTCAGGGACAAATGACGAGCGGAGCAAATACCATGGCTCAGAGAGCGTCTATCACCGCTTTACAGACCGATCCTTCCGAGTATAAATATATGATTGATGCTTTCAAAAAAAGAAGGGATCTTGTTTATGATTTAATTAAAGAAATTCCAGGTTTTAAAGTGGTTTTGCCTAAAGCTGCGTTTTATTTCTTCCCGGATGTATCACATTACATCGGAAAAACGTTAGACGGAACAGAAATTAAAGATTCTGATGATTTCGCGATGTTCCTTCTTGAAAATGCTCATGTAGGCTGCGTTGGCGGAGTTTCTTTCGGAAGTCCTGAATGCATCAGATTCTCTTATGCGGCTTCGGAGGAAGATTTAAAAGAAGCTATGAGAAGAATTAAAGATTTACTGGATAAATTTAACTAA
- a CDS encoding M16 family metallopeptidase, whose translation MNFLKRITIVTSIAAASYCGYAYGQDFQWKEAQSNGYTYKYVTNDPTSARYYTLKNGLTVILSPTKKDPRIQTFIATKAGSKTDPADHTGLAHYLEHMLFKGTDQFGSKDWAKEKPLLDQIDALYEKYNSTTDEAKRKEIYKEIDKVSGEAAKYAIANEYDKMMSGMGADGTNAFTSYEQTVYTEDIPANVTDKFLALQAERFRQPILRLFHTELEAVYEEKNRGLDNDGRKVLESMFAAMFPNNNYGKQTTIGTIEHLKNPSLKAIREYYNNYYVPNNMGIIMSGDFNPDEMIGKIDKAFSYMKNKPVPAYNPGQESPIMAPITREVYGPNPENIMIGFRFPGATTKDARMLNFIGSMLTNGQAGLIDLDLVKKQKLLGAYAFPYVLKDYSALLLQGNPTEGQSLDDVKNLLLQEIDKLRKGEFSDDLIQSIVNNEKKNVIQKYEKYTSRAESLMDEFTSEVDHKTQLQYIEEISKLTKKDIMDFASKYLKDNNYIAVYKRKGEDKNIVKVDKPTITPVSVNREDQSPFLKKIDEMPEAPISPVWLNFEKDIAKSKVKSVDVLSVKNTDNDLFRLYYYFDAGKWNNKILPLAAEYLQYLGTKNKSSEDISKEFYKLASSFNVSAGNEETYVTLEGLNENFDKTAALFEDLIKNCVADQKALDSYKVRLKKSRANAKQNKGSIMSGLRSYAQYGPQNPFNNVLSDAELDALKAEDLVNILHDLFNFKHKILHYGPKSANEVASSLTLIHKVPASLKEMPKSKTFTQIPTDKNKVLFAHYDMVQAEIFWVRNSDPYNVSITPTVNLFNNYFGGGMGSVVFQTIRESKALAYSTYSYFSLPGKKEDKDMIMAYVGTQADKFNESTTAMNELLTTLPKSDQLFETAKSGLKKTIASERITQDGIIFTYLRAQKLGNNTDIRKNTYEQAPKLTFADINSFHDKEIKGKSYTYCLVASQDKVSEADMQKLGEVKKLNLTEIFGY comes from the coding sequence ATGAATTTTTTAAAAAGAATCACCATTGTAACCAGTATTGCAGCAGCAAGTTACTGCGGATACGCTTACGGACAGGATTTCCAGTGGAAAGAAGCACAATCGAATGGCTACACCTATAAATATGTAACCAACGACCCTACCTCAGCAAGATATTATACGCTGAAAAACGGATTAACCGTTATTCTGAGCCCAACGAAAAAAGATCCAAGAATCCAGACTTTTATTGCAACGAAAGCAGGAAGCAAAACGGATCCGGCAGATCATACCGGTTTAGCGCATTATCTGGAGCATATGCTTTTTAAAGGAACAGATCAATTCGGATCAAAAGACTGGGCAAAAGAAAAACCGCTTCTTGACCAGATTGATGCTCTTTACGAGAAATACAATTCGACAACGGACGAAGCAAAGAGAAAAGAAATTTATAAAGAAATCGATAAAGTTTCGGGAGAAGCAGCGAAATATGCCATCGCCAACGAATACGACAAAATGATGTCGGGAATGGGCGCAGACGGAACCAACGCATTTACATCATACGAACAGACAGTTTACACGGAAGACATTCCTGCGAATGTAACGGATAAATTTTTAGCATTACAGGCAGAGCGTTTCAGACAGCCGATTTTAAGACTTTTCCATACAGAATTGGAAGCGGTTTATGAAGAAAAAAACAGAGGGCTTGATAATGACGGAAGAAAAGTTCTGGAATCTATGTTTGCCGCGATGTTCCCAAATAACAATTACGGAAAGCAAACGACCATCGGAACGATTGAACACCTGAAAAATCCTTCTTTAAAGGCAATCAGGGAATATTACAATAATTATTACGTTCCGAATAATATGGGGATCATTATGTCGGGAGATTTTAATCCTGATGAAATGATTGGCAAGATCGACAAAGCTTTTTCTTATATGAAAAACAAACCGGTTCCGGCTTACAATCCGGGACAGGAAAGTCCGATTATGGCTCCGATTACCCGGGAAGTTTACGGACCGAATCCTGAAAATATTATGATCGGGTTCCGTTTTCCGGGTGCTACGACAAAAGATGCAAGAATGCTGAATTTCATCGGAAGTATGCTTACGAACGGACAGGCAGGATTAATTGACCTTGATCTTGTTAAAAAGCAGAAATTACTGGGTGCTTATGCGTTTCCGTATGTTCTGAAAGATTATTCGGCGCTTTTGTTACAGGGAAATCCTACGGAAGGACAGTCTTTGGATGATGTGAAGAATTTATTGCTTCAGGAAATCGACAAGCTCAGAAAAGGCGAGTTTTCTGATGATCTGATCCAGTCAATCGTGAATAATGAGAAGAAAAATGTGATCCAGAAGTATGAAAAATATACCTCAAGAGCAGAATCTCTGATGGATGAATTCACTTCCGAAGTAGACCATAAAACCCAACTTCAGTATATTGAAGAAATTTCAAAGCTTACTAAAAAAGATATTATGGATTTCGCATCTAAATATCTTAAAGACAACAATTACATTGCGGTTTACAAAAGAAAAGGAGAAGACAAAAACATCGTAAAAGTAGACAAACCTACGATTACTCCGGTTTCCGTAAACAGAGAAGACCAGTCGCCGTTCCTGAAAAAGATCGACGAAATGCCGGAAGCTCCGATTTCTCCGGTATGGCTGAATTTTGAAAAAGATATTGCCAAAAGCAAAGTAAAATCGGTGGATGTACTTTCTGTAAAAAATACAGACAATGATCTTTTCAGATTGTACTATTATTTCGATGCCGGAAAATGGAATAATAAAATTCTTCCTTTGGCAGCGGAATATCTGCAATATTTAGGGACAAAAAATAAATCTTCGGAAGATATCAGTAAAGAATTTTACAAACTGGCTTCAAGTTTCAATGTAAGCGCAGGAAATGAAGAAACCTACGTTACACTGGAAGGTCTGAATGAAAATTTTGATAAAACTGCGGCTCTGTTCGAAGATTTAATTAAAAACTGTGTGGCAGATCAGAAAGCTTTGGATTCTTATAAAGTGAGGCTGAAAAAATCAAGAGCCAATGCAAAACAGAATAAAGGCTCTATCATGAGCGGATTGAGAAGCTATGCACAGTATGGTCCGCAAAATCCATTCAATAATGTATTGAGCGACGCAGAATTAGATGCACTTAAAGCAGAAGATCTGGTGAATATTTTGCACGATTTATTTAACTTTAAGCATAAAATTCTTCATTACGGTCCGAAATCAGCCAACGAAGTTGCTTCTTCTTTAACACTGATCCATAAAGTTCCGGCTTCGCTGAAAGAGATGCCGAAGTCTAAAACATTTACCCAGATTCCTACGGATAAGAATAAAGTATTGTTTGCCCATTACGATATGGTTCAGGCAGAAATTTTCTGGGTAAGAAACAGCGATCCTTATAATGTAAGCATTACTCCGACTGTAAATTTATTCAATAATTATTTCGGCGGCGGAATGGGTTCTGTAGTTTTCCAGACGATCAGAGAATCTAAAGCTTTGGCTTATTCTACCTACTCTTACTTTTCGCTTCCGGGCAAAAAAGAGGATAAAGATATGATTATGGCTTATGTAGGAACTCAGGCGGATAAATTCAATGAGTCTACCACAGCGATGAATGAGCTTCTGACAACGCTTCCAAAATCTGATCAGTTATTTGAAACCGCAAAAAGCGGACTGAAAAAAACGATTGCCTCCGAAAGAATTACGCAGGACGGAATTATCTTTACTTATCTAAGAGCCCAAAAGCTTGGAAATAATACGGATATCCGAAAGAATACTTACGAACAGGCTCCAAAACTGACCTTTGCTGATATCAATAGTTTCCACGATAAGGAAATAAAAGGTAAAAGCTACACCTACTGTCTGGTTGCTTCGCAGGATAAAGTAAGTGAAGCCGATATGCAGAAACTTGGTGAAGTGAAAAAACTGAATTTGACTGAGATTTTTGGTTATTAA
- a CDS encoding DUF1573 domain-containing protein, whose amino-acid sequence MNKKYLYIIIALLALLILCLLTYKTSEKIVFNDTKSTLIHDFGTLDKNKIPLYEYTFKYVNKKYDSLKVYGVRDGCDCTESDVRAGNYFKNDTIFIKTKYDPNKYKDSGITVKQFFLITNKNVSKFDTIFPLSLKGIVK is encoded by the coding sequence ATGAATAAAAAATATCTGTACATCATTATTGCATTATTAGCATTACTAATTTTATGCTTACTCACTTATAAAACTTCGGAGAAAATTGTTTTTAATGATACTAAAAGTACTTTAATACATGATTTTGGTACGTTGGATAAAAACAAAATTCCTTTGTACGAATATACTTTTAAATATGTTAATAAAAAATATGATAGCCTAAAAGTATATGGTGTTAGAGACGGTTGCGATTGTACTGAAAGTGATGTAAGAGCAGGGAATTATTTCAAAAACGACACAATTTTCATAAAAACTAAATATGATCCTAATAAGTATAAAGATAGTGGAATTACTGTTAAACAGTTTTTTCTAATCACAAATAAAAATGTTTCAAAATTTGATACAATATTTCCATTATCTCTAAAAGGAATTGTTAAATGA
- a CDS encoding helix-turn-helix domain-containing protein, translating into MNIGTKIKNLREEKHLSQTELAFELGISQGTLHNIESGNSKKIDFLLMDKVCQLFDKEFEYFLDAGMTNNVNENHGQVGQIGTVNNFPENFLEEFKKLVEKNQANEKIIEELKDKLNNSN; encoded by the coding sequence ATGAATATTGGAACGAAGATCAAAAATTTAAGAGAAGAAAAACATCTTTCACAAACTGAACTGGCTTTTGAATTAGGTATTTCGCAGGGAACTTTACACAACATCGAAAGCGGAAATTCTAAAAAAATAGATTTCCTTTTGATGGATAAAGTTTGTCAGCTTTTTGATAAGGAATTTGAATATTTTTTAGATGCTGGAATGACTAATAATGTAAATGAAAATCATGGGCAAGTTGGTCAGATTGGAACAGTAAACAATTTCCCAGAAAACTTTCTCGAAGAATTTAAAAAACTGGTTGAAAAAAATCAAGCCAATGAAAAAATAATTGAAGAACTGAAAGATAAACTCAATAATTCCAATTAA
- a CDS encoding GLPGLI family protein — MKKVFIIWGCILSAMMLSQKMTFVYDLKFKPNPNKPDLTTETYYLDILEKESAFRCERERVSDSMIQRKGLGLGRSPVFNSQIYVVKNLETANVQKVIFMSLFNDKYFINIEENLNWKILSDKKKIEDFECQKATVEYGGRSWIAWFTQSIPIPEGPYIFNGLPGIIVNISDDQENYNFNLIKIKKLEKDNLFFSKKGTTISWEDFQKIQSDYYADPFAELKARNIKIQSGDEKGNLIPTDLNKMTKQLKKQIRENNNPIELNHKIDYE; from the coding sequence ATGAAAAAAGTATTCATTATTTGGGGATGCATACTTTCAGCAATGATGCTTTCACAAAAAATGACCTTTGTTTATGATCTTAAATTTAAGCCTAATCCCAATAAACCCGATCTAACTACCGAAACCTATTACTTAGATATTTTAGAAAAAGAATCTGCTTTTCGTTGTGAGCGCGAAAGAGTTTCCGATTCCATGATCCAAAGAAAGGGACTTGGTTTAGGCAGAAGTCCGGTTTTTAATTCTCAGATTTATGTTGTAAAAAATCTTGAGACAGCCAATGTTCAAAAGGTTATTTTCATGAGCCTTTTTAATGACAAATATTTCATAAATATAGAGGAAAATCTGAACTGGAAAATCTTATCCGACAAAAAGAAAATAGAGGATTTTGAATGCCAGAAAGCAACGGTAGAGTACGGCGGAAGAAGTTGGATCGCATGGTTTACGCAAAGTATTCCTATTCCTGAAGGTCCGTATATTTTTAATGGTCTTCCCGGAATTATTGTCAACATTTCGGACGATCAGGAAAACTATAATTTTAATTTAATAAAAATTAAAAAACTGGAAAAGGATAATCTGTTTTTCTCAAAGAAAGGAACGACGATAAGTTGGGAAGATTTTCAGAAAATTCAATCCGATTATTATGCAGATCCTTTTGCAGAATTGAAAGCCAGAAACATAAAAATACAGTCCGGAGACGAAAAAGGAAATCTTATCCCGACGGATCTTAATAAGATGACAAAACAGCTTAAAAAGCAAATCAGAGAGAACAATAATCCTATTGAACTGAATCATAAAATTGATTATGAATGA
- a CDS encoding peroxiredoxin encodes MSLVGKKFPNVTVDAMSEMGDDLRINIFQEATENQQKVLLFWYPKDFTFVCPTELHAFQEALPEFEKRNTKVIGASCDTNEVHFAWLNVSKDNGGIEGVTYPLLADTHRQLANILGIVDQDFEYNDEGEEVFTGSNVTYRATYLIDETGKIFHESVNDMPLGRNVKEYLRLIDAYTHVQKHGEVCPANWEEGKEAMKADRTSTAEYLAKN; translated from the coding sequence ATGTCTTTAGTAGGAAAAAAATTCCCGAATGTAACAGTAGATGCAATGTCTGAAATGGGTGATGATCTTAGAATCAACATCTTCCAGGAAGCTACAGAAAACCAACAGAAAGTTCTTTTATTCTGGTACCCGAAAGATTTCACTTTCGTTTGCCCGACTGAGCTTCACGCTTTTCAGGAAGCTTTGCCTGAATTTGAAAAAAGAAACACTAAAGTAATCGGTGCTTCTTGTGATACCAACGAAGTACACTTCGCATGGTTAAATGTTTCAAAAGACAACGGTGGTATTGAAGGGGTTACTTACCCGCTTTTAGCAGATACTCACAGACAATTGGCGAATATTCTAGGAATTGTAGATCAGGATTTCGAATACAATGACGAAGGTGAAGAAGTTTTCACGGGTTCTAACGTTACGTACAGAGCAACTTACCTTATCGACGAGACCGGAAAAATTTTCCACGAGTCTGTAAACGATATGCCTCTTGGCAGAAACGTAAAAGAATATTTAAGATTAATCGACGCTTATACGCACGTACAGAAGCACGGTGAAGTTTGCCCTGCAAACTGGGAAGAAGGAAAAGAAGCGATGAAAGCAGACAGAACTTCTACGGCAGAGTATTTAGCGAAAAACTAA
- a CDS encoding thioredoxin family protein: MYTELTEDTLQNIVSENEKVVVQYGATWCGNCRIMKPKFKKLASENENIPFLYVDAEKLPESRKLATVDNLPTFAIFRNGKLVNQVQSNQAESLINLFNEL, from the coding sequence ATGTATACAGAATTAACAGAAGATACGCTTCAGAATATTGTAAGCGAAAATGAAAAGGTTGTAGTACAGTACGGTGCAACATGGTGCGGAAACTGCAGAATCATGAAGCCGAAATTCAAAAAACTGGCATCAGAGAACGAAAATATTCCTTTCCTTTATGTAGATGCAGAAAAATTACCGGAAAGCAGAAAATTGGCAACAGTGGATAATCTTCCGACTTTTGCAATCTTCAGAAATGGTAAGTTGGTGAATCAGGTGCAGTCTAATCAGGCAGAAAGTTTAATTAATTTATTCAACGAATTGTAA